In the genome of Penaeus monodon isolate SGIC_2016 chromosome 30, NSTDA_Pmon_1, whole genome shotgun sequence, the window NNNNNNNNNNNNNNNNNNNATTACATACTACAGCTGCTAACTCTCAAAAAAGGATATGCTGTAAATAATCTTCACTCATTGATTCCACTTTTTtataaaggaaagttcacaaaaTAAAATGGCAAAGAAAGATTTCTTCAACATAGAGCACCTATCAATCATAAATGAATTCCATGGCAATTTTCAGCATTCACACCAATATATACACAAGACATAAAATGTACATTACAATAaagtttttattcttctttataaaTCTTGTAATAATGCTAGCTGAAAAAGAGAACTGTTGGGATGTAGGATAGAAGTTTGGATTTATATACAGGAAGTTCATCTGAAGATGAACATCTTTAAAATATCATCCTAGATTGTGATAAAGAGATATTTGACATTTCCAATTGTCATGTGTGAAAATCTACTGTATACAGACAGCCTAacagttatatatctataatgcaaCAAAATTATCACAAAGTACAATATAATCTTCATAGTTAACAACTTCATAATTTACACACTTACTCATGTTATGGGGCTGAGccaacaatatcaaaaatactCATTACACATAGTGTAAACTGTCCATCTCAAACATCTCTTCAAGTTTgcccatttttatcatttcttaaatATTCATGCTCCTGGGTATGCCAACACGCATATGTAAATAATTCTGTCTGGCTTTCAAGCTTATGTCTTTTACAATCTTTAAAGagtaatgatactattatcaCTTATTTCATGGACAGTCACATGCCACATAGAAGGCACATATTAAGATATGTGCTGATGCATCTAGGAATTTGCAAATGTGTAATAATCTTATATGCTCGATCTTTGTGCTCCTTAATGTGTTGGCATTATGCAAAAGTACCACATTGCAGAATCTGTCACTGGTTTTTGGAACTGGTTTCTTGAAAGGTGATCTCCAACAGTAGGTTAGCATGGGAAGAGTTCGCTGTAGGTCTTTTCGGGTAGACAAGTAGAGTCCTTAGGAAAAAACTAACTGTCACTGAAGATCCTCCAggtcttcatcataatcatcaggaATACCATAGTCTCCATCTTCGTCATCCTCATCTTCGTCATCAGTGACATCTTCACCGTAACTCCTGAGTTTCCTTCTGTATTCTGCCATCTTACTGTCTTGGTCTGTTACAAGTACTAAAAGGTCCTCTTGCTCTCCCTGAATGCCTTTTAATTCAGcctgaaaagaggggggaaggaaaggtaaaTGATGCTGGATAACTATTGTGGTTTTCTTACAAGCATTTAATTTTTCTTGAGCAGTAGTTTGGGTAGCTGCACCTCCAACTAATACACTGTTGGAACATCATAGGTATTCAACCCactgagagaaaaaggaaggtgtCATTGCTTTATATCATAAGAGGAAACCTAAtctatatgaatttttaaaaattcacatcTGGATGATTGACATATAGAAAGAAGAGGCTCAAAACATAAACTTGAAGAGATCTGTCATACCTGTAAATCTTCACATTTACTGCAAGCAGCTACTGCTCCAGCATTGGTTCCTGCTCCAGAGGCTGTTGCTAACTGTGTCTTCAGCTGATTGTTCTCATTCTGAATATCTTTTAGCTGCAACTCCAATGATGCCTTTTCTTGTTCCAATGTTGCTTTTGATGCTTTTACAGCCTCTAACTCCTTTTGGAAGACAGTGACCTGAGAGGGATTCAAAGCATACCAAGATACATTATTTGTTTAAGGGCATGTTGTTTTATAATAACACAAAGAATATGTACAACCCACTTGAATCAgataatcaaattaatatatttcCAACACTACAGTAAATTCAGTATGTAGAATATACTACCTTTGAGAACTACAAGCATGACttgtaaaaaatttattgcaACTACGGTTAAAGTGCTTTTGATATCGTATGATTAGGCTTGTAACTATTCAAAACTAAATGTTTTTTCCTCAAAACACCCACCTCCTGTGACTCAGCTGCATTGTCTTTTGGTGCTTCACTGGCAGCTGGTTCTGCAACCTTCTCCTTCAGCTGCTGAATCTCTGAGTCCTTGTTGTATAGCACAAGCTGGAGGTCCTCTAATTGTTTCCGAACATTCTCCAGCTCTGGGTTGGATGTTGCATTGTCTGCACTGGTCTGAAGGACATGTTTTACAATATATGATTAGGATAACTATTCACAACataatgatgttattttttaaactgcATGCATTCTTTATTTACAACACAAGATAATGCCGAGAAATCAGAATATGTATTAAAACCTTACCTGCAATCCATTTACTGCCACTGCTTGCTGTCCTGGGCCATTCTGCTGCTgctaaaaattaacaaaattatagcAAAAAATAATTGGTACTCAACTCAATGCTTCCAGCCTAACCAAAACTCTGAAAAGCCTTAACTTTGTGATGAGCATAAATAAAGTGGTGTGTCCTACATGTCGGCAATGAGAACGCTTTTTTCCATGCCATATAGGTATTCCTTAAGTTCTGGTTTGTGGCTTTGATGCAGAGATGTATTATAATAAGGCTATTTTATACTACttatctattttctctgtctGAATTCCTGTAAAAGTATCTAGCCACCATAGTGCAAGTTTACACAGGAGTTTATAAAGGAATATAAACTGTGATTGATGCAAGATAGGGATGGCATGACATGTGTGTCCCTGGTAAGATGGTCATCTTCAATAGGGAATGATATAGATGCCAACCAGAGGCATGAGTTAAGGACTATGTGTCAGATCTTAGTAAATACCAATCTTAGAAACTACAAACTGTCACACAAAACTCACCACAGCTGTTAGCTCTTGATCTTTCTTAACCATTTCATAGTAGTAATAGTCTCTAGCATGGGTCATTTCAGCCAACTGCTGCTGTACATATGCCAGCTGTTGACTAATCTGTTCTGTGTTGGAACTGGTGGCCTCAGAGGTAGTGTCAGCACTATTGGCAATGGCAACACCAGCTGCCATACCTTGTTGTGCCTTCAGAACTGTCAAAGTGTCAAAGGAAAGTATGAGAGAGACGAACCAtatacttggggggggggagattaacaCTGCTAGTTAATTACTATGCTTAATAATATCTCCCTTTATCACTGCATTAATGTGATAGTTAAtcatactattaaaaaaaaaaaagaagtttaacaAAACACAGATCACATATAGAGAGCCATCAATGAAAGTGAAAGGTGAACACTTACCTGTATTTTCGTCATGAAGTTGTTGGACTTTTGAGGCGAGGTTCTCCTTTTCAGAGGCTATTTGCTCTAAATCGCTTTGGAATTTACTCAGCTGCTCCCTCAACTGAGTCATTTCTGCATCCTgatcacgaataatgtctttatattttttcacttctgCTGGACTGACTTCTGTGCTTGTGCCATTTACTAACTGTGGGGTCACTGCTCGCAAAGCTGACActgagaataaggaaagaaaaatggactGGTTAATctagtgtatacattttttttatgtagcagATTAACTGATGAAAATCATAAACCCAGAAAATAAGCAATGGAAACCATATAAACTCATCTGATCAGTAAGATTAAAGGAACTGTCTGGATGAGCACAAGCTACCAGGGCCGTGAGTGAGTGAAGGCagttttatatctgtatattcataaaaaaaatatgctcCCTTTCTGGGTAACAGGGGCATATGAGGCATACTTATATATTCTAGATTCAATAATTTTTGTGTCTTTTCTATAAAGTAACAAGTggatataaaaattaagaaaaataaaaacgcatACATCCAAGTGCCATGATGTGCCCCCACACTGTATTAACCTTTTGCAAGGTAAATGTGGTTAGTATAATGAATTACTTAAATTATTGGTCTGTTTTAGCTGCACTGTGTATTGCTGCATAATCCATAATGCACCACAATTAGTTTGTAAGAAAACTAAACAAAGAAGTATAAATGTCACCATATGGTGATTACTGAATGGACCACGTAGCCCCTCNNNNNNNNNNNNNNNNNNNNNNNNNNNNNNNNNNNNNNNNNNNNNNNNNNNNNNNNNNNTCATGTATATTTTGCTATGGTACTCTAAAACAAGTTTCTCTGAAAAGTACATATTATTAGCTTTCTACCTTTTTTGTATAGTACAATAAAGATAtttgaaaagaataaagaaaaatgcccaaaattctaaattaccattttttacttttttcttaacaaggagggaaggggaatatcTCTAcaactagggggggggggttaactcgCTATctcaatttttgtatttttataagcaAAAAATTGAGTACACACAGGCCTACTTTGATGGTTCAGCAGACAGTATCCATAATCTGACTCATTTCTCACCTTCGAGGCTTTTGAAAAGTCGGCAGAATTCATGATCAAACACAAGGTCAGAAGATTGTTTGGCTGAAAGCTGAGGAGATTTGGCTGCTTTTGTATAGGCTTCAGTCCTGGATATATTGCTCAACTTGTCACTGAAGTTTTCTGCACCGATGCGATCACTTACAAGCTGTCGGAGACTCTCCTGGGAGAAATTACTGCTACTTCCGTCATTGAACTGACCACATAAGCCCAATACGAAAGCACAAAGGCCTTGGCACACTAACTCCAACTCATCATGTTCATTTGCTTGGACCTGTAAAGTTGAAGCAGTCTTGATTTTTAAGATCATATCAAAAATGTCTGAAGTCTATCTACTGGATATTAGATTCTTTCAGCATGTAATATTACTAGAAACCAAGAAAAACAGTCACTATATATAAGTCATACACGCTTCAACTTTCTACACTAGATAAATATTACACAATTCCCAAGAGACTAACATGGGCGGTAAGATATGGCACAGCTGTTGGTATGGAGAGGAAATTTTGTACAGCAACAGGACAGTGTGACAGCCAGGTGGAGAGGAGCATGAGGATGCCCAGTCGTGTTGGTATCTTTGTGCCTGCCTGCAGGATGGATGTGCACTGCTGCATTAAGGACACTGGGGGACTCCCAACACTGGTTGCCAGCTGGACTCTCAACATGTTTtcctataacagaaaaaaaaattatacagcaTGTGTATGCATGCNNNNNNNNNNNNNNNNNNNNNNNNNNNNNNNNNNNNNNNNNNNNNNNNNNNNNNNNNNNNNNNNNNNNNNNNNNNNNNNNNNNNNNNNNNNNCAGAACCATTAAGGGATGGAATCAAAGAAAAGTtggaataaaagcaataatggaaaaagaataaaagataagctGAAAGAATACTGAATACCTAAGtttcaataataaacatgatCTTGAAAGCTAGCTGCAAGGAGAAAGActgaaaaaatgagggaaaacatTCAAGAACCTGGATTCAAGAGTATGAAGAGATGTTGAACTGGATGAGGGAATACTGCACAGCATACAGTATGGATGGAAAAGCATGCACCCTACCAAG includes:
- the LOC119592704 gene encoding general vesicular transport factor p115-like isoform X6: MKRERNSRQDRLLRVSKQNLPERKAEGEDGEMDLFRSVTQSVLGTPQQDQKSTGADTVDRLIDRVQSSTLLEDRRDGCRALKAMSRKYRVLVGAHGMDSLLQVLESDRNDHEIVNYALETLVNITAPEVFPEETEDSETTVDNQSSEIGEQFTEILTKRQENIALLVSLLDEFDFKVRYPTIKLLTNLLKNRPKDLQEVILVIPSGVSKLMDQLSDSREVIRNDTLLLLTQLTKSNTNLQKIVAFENAHDHLFDIIREEGYADGGVVVEDCLILMLNLLRNNPSNQTFFKEGSYIQRLTSFFTIPLEAKDGWSAQKVTNIHYMLQLVQTLVAPQNSAQVVTSCQKVMNQCGLLQALTGLLMATGVPVDILTVTITTVADMIRGNQQNQEFFADMMAPSNPPRPAIVVLLMSMVNDKQPFILRCAVLYCFQCFLYRNQTGQAQIIQTLLPQTADANSVTAGQLLCSGLFSLDPVSNWFAAVALSHSLVDNIAQKENMLRVQLATSVGSPPVSLMQQCTSILQAGTKIPTRLGILMLLSTWLSHCPVAVQNFLSIPTAVPYLTAHVQANEHDELELVCQGLCAFVLGLCGQFNDGSSSNFSQESLRQLVSDRIGAENFSDKLSNISRTEAYTKAAKSPQLSAKQSSDLVFDHEFCRLFKSLEVSALRAVTPQLVNGTSTEVSPAEVKKYKDIIRDQDAEMTQLREQLSKFQSDLEQIASEKENLASKVQQLHDENTVLKAQQGMAAGVAIANSADTTSEATSSNTEQISQQLAYVQQQLAEMTHARDYYYYEMVKKDQELTAVQQQNGPGQQAVAVNGLQTSADNATSNPELENVRKQLEDLQLVLYNKDSEIQQLKEKVAEPAASEAPKDNAAESQEVTVFQKELEAVKASKATLEQEKASLELQLKDIQNENNQLKTQLATASGAGTNAGAVAACSKCEDLQAELKGIQGEQEDLLVLVTDQDSKMAEYRRKLRSYGEDVTDDEDEDDEDGDYGIPDDYDEDLEDLQ
- the LOC119592704 gene encoding general vesicular transport factor p115-like isoform X3, translating into MKRERNSRQDRLLRVSKQNLPERKAEGEDGEMDLFRSVTQSVLGTPQQDQKSTGADTVDRLIDRVQSSTLLEDRRDGCRALKAMSRKYRVLVGAHGMDSLLQVLESDRNDHEIVNYALETLVNITAPEVFPEETEDSETTVDNQSSEIGEQFTEILTKRQENIALLVSLLDEFDFKVRYPTIKLLTNLLKNRPKDLQEVILVIPSGVSKLMDQLSDSREVIRNDTLLLLTQLTKSNTNLQKIVAFENAHDHLFDIIREEGYADGGVVVEDCLILMLNLLRNNPSNQTFFKEGSYIQRLTSFFTIPLEAKDGWSAQKVTNIHYMLQLVQTLVAPQNSAQVVTSCQKVMNQCGLLQALTGLLMATGVPVDILTVTITTVADMIRGNQQNQEFFADMMAPSNPPRLPAIVVLLMSMVNDKQPFILRCAVLYCFQCFLYRNQTGQAQIIQTLLPQTADVVPGAKPFPNSVTAGQLLCSGLFSLDPVSNWFAAVALSHSLVDNIAQKENMLRVQLATSVGSPPVSLMQQCTSILQAGTKIPTRLGILMLLSTWLSHCPVAVQNFLSIPTAVPYLTAHVQANEHDELELVCQGLCAFVLGLCGQFNDGSSSNFSQESLRQLVSDRIGAENFSDKLSNISRTEAYTKAAKSPQLSAKQSSDLVFDHEFCRLFKSLEVSALRAVTPQLVNGTSTEVSPAEVKKYKDIIRDQDAEMTQLREQLSKFQSDLEQIASEKENLASKVQQLHDENTVLKAQQGMAAGVAIANSADTTSEATSSNTEQISQQLAYVQQQLAEMTHARDYYYYEMVKKDQELTAVQQNGPGQQAVAVNGLQTSADNATSNPELENVRKQLEDLQLVLYNKDSEIQQLKEKVAEPAASEAPKDNAAESQEVTVFQKELEAVKASKATLEQEKASLELQLKDIQNENNQLKTQLATASGAGTNAGAVAACSKCEDLQAELKGIQGEQEDLLVLVTDQDSKMAEYRRKLRSYGEDVTDDEDEDDEDGDYGIPDDYDEDLEDLQ
- the LOC119592704 gene encoding general vesicular transport factor p115-like isoform X4; this translates as MKRERNSRQDRLLRVSKQNLPERKAEGEDGEMDLFRSVTQSVLGTPQQDQKSTGADTVDRLIDRVQSSTLLEDRRDGCRALKAMSRKYRVLVGAHGMDSLLQVLESDRNDHEIVNYALETLVNITAPEVFPEETEDSETTVDNQSSEIGEQFTEILTKRQENIALLVSLLDEFDFKVRYPTIKLLTNLLKNRPKDLQEVILVIPSGVSKLMDQLSDSREVIRNDTLLLLTQLTKSNTNLQKIVAFENAHDHLFDIIREEGYADGGVVVEDCLILMLNLLRNNPSNQTFFKEGSYIQRLTSFFTIPLEAKDGWSAQKVTNIHYMLQLVQTLVAPQNSAQVVTSCQKVMNQCGLLQALTGLLMATGVPVDILTVTITTVADMIRGNQQNQEFFADMMAPSNPPRLPAIVVLLMSMVNDKQPFILRCAVLYCFQCFLYRNQTGQAQIIQTLLPQTADEANSVTAGQLLCSGLFSLDPVSNWFAAVALSHSLVDNIAQKENMLRVQLATSVGSPPVSLMQQCTSILQAGTKIPTRLGILMLLSTWLSHCPVAVQNFLSIPTAVPYLTAHVQANEHDELELVCQGLCAFVLGLCGQFNDGSSSNFSQESLRQLVSDRIGAENFSDKLSNISRTEAYTKAAKSPQLSAKQSSDLVFDHEFCRLFKSLEVSALRAVTPQLVNGTSTEVSPAEVKKYKDIIRDQDAEMTQLREQLSKFQSDLEQIASEKENLASKVQQLHDENTVLKAQQGMAAGVAIANSADTTSEATSSNTEQISQQLAYVQQQLAEMTHARDYYYYEMVKKDQELTAVQQQNGPGQQAVAVNGLQTSADNATSNPELENVRKQLEDLQLVLYNKDSEIQQLKEKVAEPAASEAPKDNAAESQEVTVFQKELEAVKASKATLEQEKASLELQLKDIQNENNQLKTQLATASGAGTNAGAVAACSKCEDLQAELKGIQGEQEDLLVLVTDQDSKMAEYRRKLRSYGEDVTDDEDEDDEDGDYGIPDDYDEDLEDLQ
- the LOC119592704 gene encoding general vesicular transport factor p115-like isoform X1: MKRERNSRQDRLLRVSKQNLPERKAEGEDGEMDLFRSVTQSVLGTPQQDQKSTGADTVDRLIDRVQSSTLLEDRRDGCRALKAMSRKYRVLVGAHGMDSLLQVLESDRNDHEIVNYALETLVNITAPEVFPEETEDSETTVDNQSSEIGEQFTEILTKRQENIALLVSLLDEFDFKVRYPTIKLLTNLLKNRPKDLQEVILVIPSGVSKLMDQLSDSREVIRNDTLLLLTQLTKSNTNLQKIVAFENAHDHLFDIIREEGYADGGVVVEDCLILMLNLLRNNPSNQTFFKEGSYIQRLTSFFTIPLEAKDGWSAQKVTNIHYMLQLVQTLVAPQNSAQVVTSCQKVMNQCGLLQALTGLLMATGVPVDILTVTITTVADMIRGNQQNQEFFADMMAPSNPPRLPAIVVLLMSMVNDKQPFILRCAVLYCFQCFLYRNQTGQAQIIQTLLPQTADVVPGAKPFPNSVTAGQLLCSGLFSLDPVSNWFAAVALSHSLVDNIAQKENMLRVQLATSVGSPPVSLMQQCTSILQAGTKIPTRLGILMLLSTWLSHCPVAVQNFLSIPTAVPYLTAHVQANEHDELELVCQGLCAFVLGLCGQFNDGSSSNFSQESLRQLVSDRIGAENFSDKLSNISRTEAYTKAAKSPQLSAKQSSDLVFDHEFCRLFKSLEVSALRAVTPQLVNGTSTEVSPAEVKKYKDIIRDQDAEMTQLREQLSKFQSDLEQIASEKENLASKVQQLHDENTVLKAQQGMAAGVAIANSADTTSEATSSNTEQISQQLAYVQQQLAEMTHARDYYYYEMVKKDQELTAVQQQNGPGQQAVAVNGLQTSADNATSNPELENVRKQLEDLQLVLYNKDSEIQQLKEKVAEPAASEAPKDNAAESQEVTVFQKELEAVKASKATLEQEKASLELQLKDIQNENNQLKTQLATASGAGTNAGAVAACSKCEDLQAELKGIQGEQEDLLVLVTDQDSKMAEYRRKLRSYGEDVTDDEDEDDEDGDYGIPDDYDEDLEDLQ
- the LOC119592704 gene encoding general vesicular transport factor p115-like isoform X5, yielding MKRERNSRQDRLLRVSKQNLPERKAEGEDGEMDLFRSVTQSVLGTPQQDQKSTGADTVDRLIDRVQSSTLLEDRRDGCRALKAMSRKYRVLVGAHGMDSLLQVLESDRNDHEIVNYALETLVNITAPEVFPEETEDSETTVDNQSSEIGEQFTEILTKRQENIALLVSLLDEFDFKVRYPTIKLLTNLLKNRPKDLQEVILVIPSGVSKLMDQLSDSREVIRNDTLLLLTQLTKSNTNLQKIVAFENAHDHLFDIIREEGYADGGVVVEDCLILMLNLLRNNPSNQTFFKEGSYIQRLTSFFTIPLEAKDGWSAQKVTNIHYMLQLVQTLVAPQNSAQVVTSCQKVMNQCGLLQALTGLLMATGVPVDILTVTITTVADMIRGNQQNQEFFADMMAPSNPPRLPAIVVLLMSMVNDKQPFILRCAVLYCFQCFLYRNQTGQAQIIQTLLPQTADANSVTAGQLLCSGLFSLDPVSNWFAAVALSHSLVDNIAQKENMLRVQLATSVGSPPVSLMQQCTSILQAGTKIPTRLGILMLLSTWLSHCPVAVQNFLSIPTAVPYLTAHVQANEHDELELVCQGLCAFVLGLCGQFNDGSSSNFSQESLRQLVSDRIGAENFSDKLSNISRTEAYTKAAKSPQLSAKQSSDLVFDHEFCRLFKSLEVSALRAVTPQLVNGTSTEVSPAEVKKYKDIIRDQDAEMTQLREQLSKFQSDLEQIASEKENLASKVQQLHDENTVLKAQQGMAAGVAIANSADTTSEATSSNTEQISQQLAYVQQQLAEMTHARDYYYYEMVKKDQELTAVQQQNGPGQQAVAVNGLQTSADNATSNPELENVRKQLEDLQLVLYNKDSEIQQLKEKVAEPAASEAPKDNAAESQEVTVFQKELEAVKASKATLEQEKASLELQLKDIQNENNQLKTQLATASGAGTNAGAVAACSKCEDLQAELKGIQGEQEDLLVLVTDQDSKMAEYRRKLRSYGEDVTDDEDEDDEDGDYGIPDDYDEDLEDLQ
- the LOC119592704 gene encoding general vesicular transport factor p115-like isoform X2; protein product: MKRERNSRQDRLLRVSKQNLPERKAEGEDGEMDLFRSVTQSVLGTPQQDQKSTGADTVDRLIDRVQSSTLLEDRRDGCRALKAMSRKYRVLVGAHGMDSLLQVLESDRNDHEIVNYALETLVNITAPEVFPEETEDSETTVDNQSSEIGEQFTEILTKRQENIALLVSLLDEFDFKVRYPTIKLLTNLLKNRPKDLQEVILVIPSGVSKLMDQLSDSREVIRNDTLLLLTQLTKSNTNLQKIVAFENAHDHLFDIIREEGYADGGVVVEDCLILMLNLLRNNPSNQTFFKEGSYIQRLTSFFTIPLEAKDGWSAQKVTNIHYMLQLVQTLVAPQNSAQVVTSCQKVMNQCGLLQALTGLLMATGVPVDILTVTITTVADMIRGNQQNQEFFADMMAPSNPPRPAIVVLLMSMVNDKQPFILRCAVLYCFQCFLYRNQTGQAQIIQTLLPQTADVVPGAKPFPNSVTAGQLLCSGLFSLDPVSNWFAAVALSHSLVDNIAQKENMLRVQLATSVGSPPVSLMQQCTSILQAGTKIPTRLGILMLLSTWLSHCPVAVQNFLSIPTAVPYLTAHVQANEHDELELVCQGLCAFVLGLCGQFNDGSSSNFSQESLRQLVSDRIGAENFSDKLSNISRTEAYTKAAKSPQLSAKQSSDLVFDHEFCRLFKSLEVSALRAVTPQLVNGTSTEVSPAEVKKYKDIIRDQDAEMTQLREQLSKFQSDLEQIASEKENLASKVQQLHDENTVLKAQQGMAAGVAIANSADTTSEATSSNTEQISQQLAYVQQQLAEMTHARDYYYYEMVKKDQELTAVQQQNGPGQQAVAVNGLQTSADNATSNPELENVRKQLEDLQLVLYNKDSEIQQLKEKVAEPAASEAPKDNAAESQEVTVFQKELEAVKASKATLEQEKASLELQLKDIQNENNQLKTQLATASGAGTNAGAVAACSKCEDLQAELKGIQGEQEDLLVLVTDQDSKMAEYRRKLRSYGEDVTDDEDEDDEDGDYGIPDDYDEDLEDLQ